Below is a window of Poecilia reticulata strain Guanapo linkage group LG8, Guppy_female_1.0+MT, whole genome shotgun sequence DNA.
TCACATTGACCCGGCAACGCAAGCTTGCAAAGCTGTTGGTAAGCATGACCCCcaagcagatttttaaaacacattcctAAAGTCRTTATTTGATGTTCAGTRACATCAAWTAAYGATGTCACTGAACATCATTATTTGTGTACTCGYCCCAACTACCTTTTGTTACTGCTGTAGGTGTCTTTCTAACAACTTCGCTAAACTTGACATTGAGATTATCGAAACCGCTCAAGCTCAGTCGgattggatggagaacatctgtaaaaccaatttccaagtcttgacagAGATTCTTAAagtgtctggactttgactgggtcaatTGAAGTATGCTTTATGTGATCTAAAGCATTCTACTATGGCGCTTGCTGACCTGCTGGAAAKTGAAGATACACTACAGTCGCAAGTTTTCTTCGAGGAATAACCTGTGCTTCARGGTGTTTTCACACCCGAtagatttgttttgatttgaaaacaaaagttgcaaaattttgttagattttcagctggtgtggttctctttcacactacactgtgtcaaacgagccaaacaatttgaaaaacctgttcccctcctcgcctatGGTGGCACTGCACCAGAAATTACTGAAGGAAATGGCACAACAACCTCTGTacaagacactgagcacaatttccttcttcataaaatgtaaacaaaaacagagtagcgtcagattttagtggttgtaggatttctcttgtcTTTGGTGAAAGACCACGAGTCATTTCTCCCGCTGCAGTTAGactctcacatttgttttggttgtacttacccagaatgccctgcactatatTCCAYTTCCTGCTTTTGGATCRATCTCTGCTCCACTTGCATCCACATAAGCATCTGAACCATCCTYAAGTTCATTCAATCGAACCGGGACGTAGGTTTTTAGGTGAACCAGATTTCGcttttttggtccgcatcagagttcgatCACAACTTCActcctccccaaacaaactggacattCAGAGGACAGTCYGCTGTGAATGCACCCTTGGCTATAGTTagagtttgaaataaatttaaatatcatgaaacattcaaatttactttattttgccTGTCTGRCCACAATGACTCTTCCACAGCTACTCCACGGTTTAAAAACCAtgacctttatttaaaaaagagtCATTTTATAATATAGTTTAAATTCTTGACATTCATTTTGCAGGTACAACACCTTACCTTTTCTTCACCAACCGTCATGAGGTCAGAAAGATGACCCTGGACAGAAGTGAGTACACAAGAGTGATCCCCCGATTAAAGAATGTGGTGGCCCTGGACATGAACGTAGCCACCCAAGAGATGTACTGGTCCGATCTTTCACTGAAGAAAATCTACAGGTTAGTAGgattaaattcacatttaagtaactgtgttattgttttatgttcccgtttggttttgtttgactGCTGCTTGACCTTTAACCCAGAACGCCAATGGACTCAGCAGAGGACTTCTCCCGTCACCATGTGGTGATAGGCAGCGACATCGATGGTCCTGAAGGAATAGCCTTCGATTGGGTCCACGGCAACCTGTACTGGACTGACAGCATCCGGAAGACTGTCTCCGTGGTAACCGCTGACGGTAGCCGCCGCAAAACTCTCTTTCACCAAGACCTATCGAAGCCCCGTGCCATTGTGGTGGACCCACATACTAAGTGCGTTTtctttgtctattttttatttttttttgtctcatttttatgtttgcgtGATTTGCAGCCGTCAGCATCTTTAAACGTTTTCACCCTACAGCTTCATCTACTGGACCGACTGGGGGAGTCCTGCAAAGATCGAGAAGGGAGGCCTTAATGGAGTAGACCGCACTGCTCTGGTCACGGACAACATCGTGTGGCCCAATGGCATCACAATAGGTGACCTCATGCCCCATCTGCTTTaagcttgtttatttattcattaacgCTAATGGTCTTTTTCTCATGCAACCCCCACTGGTGACTCAGACCTRCTGAACCAGCGCCTCTACTGGGTGGACTCTAAGCTGCACACGCTCTCCAGCATCGACATGCAAGGCGGCGGTCGGCGCACCCTGATCATCGACGAAGACAAGCTGGCTCACCCGCTGGGACTCACTGTATTCGAGGTAGAAATTTTTTCCAGCTAAAATCCCCCACAAATTATGATCACcaagatatttttctttccgCAATTTCCCAAGTGTTTAAGTAGCACTCTGGTCGTTTTTAGGAAAGAGTGTTCTGGACAGACGTCAGCAATAACGCCATCCTCAGCGCCAACAGGCTGACTGGTGGTGACATTGCACCGGTGGCGGAACATCTTTCGTCCCCCGAGGACATTGTTCTTTACCACAACCTCAAACAACCTGCTGGTAAGACAGTTGCATCCCCAATAAGACGTAGCTACGCcctcaaacatacttaaaaccGATAGTAACTCAGTGGCTCACAAAAGTATTCTCTGTTAGTAAGAAGTGTACAAAGAMCCCAACAAAGAGAATGTTAATAACACCTTCCATCTGTACAACAACTTAAGCAATACTGTATTCCATTTCCTTTTGCAGGAAGGAACTGGTGCCAGGTATCCAACAGCACCTGTGAATTCATGTGCCTAGCTGCCCCCCAAATAGGCACCCACCCCCCAAAATACACCTGTGTCTGTCCAGATAACATGATGCTAGCAGGGGATATGAGGACATGTGTGCCTGGTSGGTAAATCGTTGCAgaaagttgttgttttaatatttcccAGATACAATATTAATAGCTACATTCTTCTCTTGGTTTCTACTCTTCCAGCTGTTCCAACTCCTTCAGTTTCTTCAGCTTCTTCAGAGTCTCGGGCCTCGACTACCCACCCTCCTGTTGTCCCTACAACGCCACCAAAGACGACGGCACCAAAGACGACACAGAAGCCCCGGGTTCCAATTACTACCACAGTGCCTCCCATAATCCCCACTACAGCCACCAAGCCAGTGYGGCGTACCACTAGGCCTACGGTTCGGACCACCACACCTTTACCAAAGAAGCCCTCGCCTCAGCCAGAAAAGCCTAAAATCTCACAGACTaccacagctgctcctctcACAACTCCAGGCATGTTTTGAAAGTAgcagttgtaaatatttttgcttttatagaTTCCTTCTCTCTGATCATTATGATAACATTATGTGATAATCTTATCCTCAGGTGTTCCACCTAAAGGTGTCGCAGCTGTTCCCGAAACTACCTCCAACACCTCAAAAACRCTTTACTTTGTCCTTCCTCTAGGTATGTTTGGcctcattttgatttttctcaaCGATCAGAAACATCTTTCTCACATCtctcactttttatttctccctcYCAAAACAGCGATACTTTGTCTGGTGGCTGTCGGGGGCGTGTTGCTATGGCGATACTACAGGCTCCAGAACACCAACACAATGCACTTTCACAACCCCGTCTATCAGAAAACTACTGAGGACCAGGTTCACATCTGGAGGAGCCAGAGCCTGGAAGGTTACGCCTACCCTAAAGTAAGTCTTTAAGGTTGCTTGTAAGAAAGTATTCATaccatttgaactttttcacatcacaaccacaaagtTCAGTGTATTATATAAGAGTATGTGTCATAATATACCAACACAAACTTAGAAAATTATCCACCAAGAGTTTTTCGGCATGCCTCTACTGACTTTATACATAGAGCTTGAGATTTCTaaccattcttctttgcaaaatagcctaaactcagtcagattggatggaaagcATCTGTTAATATGagttttcaagtcttgtcaCAAATTCTCAGTTGAATTTAAGGCTGGTCTTTGAAGAGACCACCATAACACAAAAGACTCTCTTAAAGACAATTGATTGCACTGGAATTTATTTAGTTATCAGAGCAAAGAGAGCTGAATATAATTCCACTCcccatttttttaatctttatttgcaaaatagaTTGAAAGTGTTCATCTCTTCACAATGACTccatactttgtgttggtttattacataaaattgtAGGGATGCACTGATGCAAAACATTTGGGCCAATATCGATATCCGATATTAATCTTGCTGTTGTGGGCGATAACCGATATCCACCGGTATTATATCCATTTCACTACCATTTCGACACCTTtggaaaaggacaaaataaaaataaatctcgGTTGTTATTATYGGCCCAGTTATCGGACTGACACCGATATGTTACAAATGGCTAATATCAGCAGATAACCGATGTTGGTGCCAATATATTGTACATTGCTATATAATTRTGCAACTTACACTGGAGTTTATGATTGTGACATGTTTACATGATTGCTATTGCAATGCCACGTTAGCAGAAACCTTCCGGGTACAATCTTGTTGCATGTCTAACAtccttttctctcatttcaTCAGAGACAAATTGTGAGCTTGGACGAAGAGGCGGACAATCCTTCCTTCattgaaaactgaaagaagaaggACAAAGTGGGAAAAACATTGTGCCTCAGTGAACACACTATTCAAGGCCTTWagtatttttatttttaattttcttttacctcACGCAGAGAACATGCAAAGCCTGCGTCCGACAGCCTTAAACCACTACATCCTCACTAACAAACGAATGCTTTACTGTGAAAATAACAGGGTGAAAAAGTTGACGTCAGAGTGCACATCACATGTTATACAGCATCTCAGGTTTATATCTTAAAACAAGCCAGCTGACCGTCATGTTTCCTCCAGTATATTTAAACTGTGATCCTGATGGTTAAATTGGAGCAAACCGGTTTTTAAGATGAGATTattatatactgctcaaaaaaataaagggaacacttcagtgttcacttaaatgttaaagYgttccctttatttttttgagcagtgatatatattttagctttttgatTCTCTTAATATTCATTGTAACTTCCTAATCAAGCAAGTGTTTAGGAGAATTCAAGAAGCTTTTAATGgagattttttgtgtgtgtgtgtgtgtgtgtgtgtgttatttatCACTTCAGATACATAAGACAGATTGAACAGTACTCTACTGGCagggtttgattttttttatttttatttttacctctaACTGCAGCTAACAATCAATTTGTCTGGCTATGCATGCAGTAACATAGTTGCACTAAGTCATGAATGCAACAGGTCAACCACTGAGAAGACGACTGCgttttttttagttctgcaaAAATCTTCTGCCGAAAGACACTAATGTAAGTTCTTCAARTTCTAGTGGTTACACTTCACCTGMTTAGAAAAAAMcccaaaacaaaacatcagaacCAAACACTGCTCAGAGTTTGGTGTAGCTCTCTAGATCTTCTCCAGGTGTCTCCGGTATGAAACGGCCAGAAGGTTCATAGGTTCAGCATTCCTCTGAGCTGGGGAAACTTTGATGCAGCCACGTGGGACCAACCGAGCCGAGTTTAATGCTCTGCATCCAGTCAAGTATGTACTTATGTCCTCCCCTTTTACACCAGCATTCCTGGTGAAGGAATGGCATGTACACTTatgtggtaaaaaaacaaacagcatcttgATATCagttatagttttgttttacagcGAAAGTATGTGTCTTTTATTGAGATGTGTCTCTGGGTTCATGTTGGTGCTATTGAACTCAAGAGTTTCTATTATAAATCTGCTCTTCATCCGGTGTTAATGAAATGGTTCTGCTGCGTTCACGTGACATCGTTAGTTGCGTTTCCGTTTCGAATGTGCGCAAATTTTTGACTATATTCCGCTAACGTCGAAAAAACGCCCGCAATTTCGCAATTgatgtttacattaaataagaaaWtaaattaaaataaatcacgcGTGATTAAGCTTGTTCACGCGGTAAGACATTAAAAATCACGGCAGGGACGTGGCAGTGATAGCGTATGTTTATAATTCAGCCGCGTTGCTCGCGCTCATCATCTATCGTCGGCGTTGATGAGCGTTGGAAAATTGTAGTAGATGACAGAAGAGCTGTGGATTCAACACGTTTTTATAAATTGATAAGCCAGCCGCACATTGTCCGAAAAACAAAYAAACGGAACAAAATATAATCTTTCTACTACCTCCTGTTGTCTTGTTTTGTCATTCCCGCCAGTATAGGAACGTCCGAAATACGTGTATCGGCTGAAATGACACTTCAGCCTAGCGCAAAAacgcattttttttctttttctagagATTGGCATGTTtgttaagcaaatttattttgtaatttcaatttgtgcaattttatggtgAATGGAAACGGCTAATATGGTGTCAGACAGGGAAGGAGAAACATACctgaagtct
It encodes the following:
- the ldlra gene encoding low density lipoprotein receptor a encodes the protein WRCDGEADCVSGADEQNCVAKRCSNSEFRCTSGQCVSSSFXCDKDADCDDGSDEASCPPXTCSGVSFQCNNTVCVPRLWTCDGDADCSDGSDEWPQNCASRTPTRSPIHQCSSQEYQCRNGECIHVSWRCDGDPDCLDRSDEDGCAHSTCRPDEFECGDGTCIHGSNQCNHHYDCTDMSDEVGCVNASHCDGPNQFKCRSGECISMERVCDNKRDCRDWSDEPLRECGSNECLYNNGGCSHICNDLKIGYECLCPAGYTLVAKRRCEDIDECTNPETCSQICINQMGGYKCDCEEGYHIDPATQACKAVGTTPYLFFTNRHEVRKMTLDRSEYTRVIPRLKNVVALDMNVATQEMYWSDLSLKKIYRTPMDSAEDFSRHHVVIGSDIDGPEGIAFDWVHGNLYWTDSIRKTVSVVTADGSRRKTLFHQDLSKPRAIVVDPHTNFIYWTDWGSPAKIEKGGLNGVDRTALVTDNIVWPNGITIDLLNQRLYWVDSKLHTLSSIDMQGGGRRTLIIDEDKLAHPLGLTVFEERVFWTDVSNNAILSANRLTGGDIAPVAEHLSSPEDIVLYHNLKQPAGRNWCQVSNSTCEFMCLAAPQIGTHPPKYTCVCPDNMMLAGDMRTCVPAVPTPSVSSASSESRASTTHPPVVPTTPPKTTAPKTTQKPRVPITTTVPPIIPTTATKPVXRTTRPTVRTTTPLPKKPSPQPEKPKISQTTTAAPLTTPGVPPKGVAAVPETTSNTSKTLYFVLPLAILCLVAVGGVLLWRYYRLQNTNTMHFHNPVYQKTTEDQVHIWRSQSLEGYAYPKRQIVSLDEEADNPSFIEN